A region of Anopheles merus strain MAF chromosome 2R, AmerM5.1, whole genome shotgun sequence DNA encodes the following proteins:
- the LOC121590812 gene encoding uncharacterized protein DDB_G0283357-like yields MYTSNNSNSSNNNNTSNTNHHNQPNGPGSNGNGGSGGNGGGNNQSKGRAKAKRNEYERPGGPSPGGTNPTAAAGAAGQYGAGGSSPAGTVDHGGKSSAKSRQLSCELFDPPGYGEPKHHGKHHTKSKSQSQMLLLPAPTATNTATLPAHMLTSAGAPTHPSSSSCSSFHRASLSDSRETSPTSPSPPPLPPLPLGGHAAGGNTAKHQPQQSVQNGKQQTSPASSPTIARRYQASNNANKSHYHHHQQQALPLTPPATQQQQQQQQQQHYTKKHTQKHQQQSPVNNSANGHGSSRAS; encoded by the coding sequence ATGTACACcagtaacaacagcaacagcagcaacaacaataacaccaGCAACACTAACCACCACAACCAACCGAACGGGCCGGGCAGTAATGGCAATGGCGGCAGTGGCGGTAACGGCGGCGGCAACAATCAGTCGAAAGGTCGCGCGAAAGCCAAGCGCAACGAGTACGAGCGCCCCGGTGGTCCGTCCCCGGGCGGCACTAATCCCACTGCTGCCGCCGGTGCGGCCGGTCAGTACGGTGCCGGCGGCAGCAGTCCAGCCGGCACCGTCGACCACGGGGGCAAGTCCTCGGCCAAAAGTCGGCAGCTAAGCTGCGAGCTGTTCGATCCGCCCGGCTACGGTGAGCCGAAGCACCACGGCAAGCACCACACCAAGAGCAAATCACAATCgcaaatgctgctgctgccagcaCCGACCGCCACCAACACCGCCACACTGCCCGCCCACATGCTCACGTCCGCCGGTGCACCGACgcatccttcctcctcctcctgctcctccttcCATCGCGCCTCCCTGTCCGATTCACGCGAAACGTCTCCCACCTCTCCTTCGCCACCGCCGCTTCCACCGCTGCCGCTCGGTGGCCATGCCGCAGGCGGCAATACTGCCAAACACCAGCCGCAGCAAAGTGtgcaaaatggcaaacaacaaacatcgcCAGCATCGTCACCGACGATCGCCCGACGCTATCAGGCGAGCAATAATGCAAATAAATcacactaccaccatcaccagcagcaagcGCTGCCCCTAACGCCACcagcaacacagcagcagcaacagcaacaacagcaacaacactacactaaaaaacacactcagaAACATCAGCAACAGTCGCCGGTAAATAATAGTGCCAATGGGCACGGCAGCAGCCGGGCCAGTTAG
- the LOC121588862 gene encoding acyl-coenzyme A thioesterase 9, mitochondrial-like: MIATRVRFGGLPNIVQRQFCGSRQPKRYGTVQYQRIANVATANALISDTKTRASPVTLGGHRMYSSINYLRGDLECTAGTMNDVKQTIIQKLGIEVGYTPFVSTREHLVKYVPQSVSALPPRSMQDSFTSAIIPLTTDKILKDKYVGFMGNVRVGRLMEDMDMFAVWVVHKHVLVPDLPEGVSLPYTFVTVLVDKIDFTDLVPTHDADIRLSGHVSWVGRTSVEVVVWMEQKLHGKWRKLTRALFLMAARDATNTKAAFINPLVPANEEEKAIFDGGESRKKRRIQMQQEDLLKTEPNDFEQRMVHELFVKSIDTKSKAFNKRILPPGYVWMEDATMANIVFSHPEDRNAHNKVFGGFLMRNALELSWALAYNFAKRRPKLEHISDISFHHPVDVSSMLNMQAHVIFTDLHYMEIVVLADVYDAVTGQQTTTNSFYYTYSVAERLPKIMPKTYHEAMYYLDGRRKFRYAMGIDTATASSPPPATGTTDTTKSKL; the protein is encoded by the exons ATGATTGCAACCAGAGTTCGATTTGGTGGTTTGCCGAATATTGTGCAGCGACAATTTTGTGGCAGTCGGCAGCCGAAACGATATGGAACCGTCCAATACCAACGCATCGCAAATGTCGCCACGGCCAACGCGCTGATAAGTGATACGAAAACAAGGGCCTCTCCAGTGACGTTAGGCGGTCATAG GATGTATTCCAGCATTAACTATTTGCGTGGCGATTTGGAGTGTACGGCCGGGACGATGAACGATG tAAAACAAACGATAATACAAAAGCTTGGAATCGAAGTCGGGTACACGCCGTTCGTGAGCACCCGCGAACATCTGGTAAAGTACGTACCGCAATCGGTTAGTGCCCTGCCACCCCGCAGTATGCAGGATTCATTTACATCGGCCATAATTCCGCTGACAACAGATAAAATTCTCAAGGACAAGTACGTCGGTTTCATGGGAAACGTTCGCGTTGGTCGATTGATGGAAGATATGGACATGTTTGCCG TTTGGGTCGTTCACAAGCATGTACTCGTGCCGGATCTACCGGAAGGAGTTTCATTGCCGTACACGTTTGTAACCGTTTTGGTTGACAAAATAGACTTTACCGATCTAGTGCCAACGCATGATGCTGACATTCGGCTTTCCGGTCATGTGAGCTGGGTAGGCCGTACGTCGGTGGAGGTAGTGGTCTGGATGGAACAGAAGCTGCATGGCAAGTGGCGCAAGCTTACCCGCGCACTGTTTCTGATGGCCGCTAGGGACGCTACCAACACCAAGGCAGCCTTCATAAATCCCCTAGTGCCTGCTAACGAAGAGGAGAAAGCAATCTTTGACGGAGGAGAAT cACGCAAAAAACGACGCATACAGATGCAGCAGGAAGATTTGCTCAAGACGGAACCGAACGACTTCGAACAGCGCATGGTGCACGAACTGTTCGTTAAATCGATCGATACGAAAAGCAAAGCGTTCAACAAACGTATCCTGCCGCCCGGTTACGTATGGATGGAGGATGCCACCATGGCGAACATCGTGTTTTCCCATCCTGAAGATCGTAACGCACACAACAAAGTGTTTGGCGGCTTTCTGATGCGCAATGCGCTAGAGTTGAGCTGGGCGTTGGCGTACAACTTTGCCAAGCGACGTCCTAAGCTGGAACACATTTCGGACATTAGCTTCCATCATCCGGTAGACGTCTCGTCGATGCTAAACATGCAGGCCCATGTCATCTTTACCGATCTTCACTATATGGAAATTGTCGTTCTGGCGGATGTGTACGATGCCGTCACTGGACAGCAAACGACGACAAACAGTTTCTACTACACGTACTCGGTCGCTGAACGATTGCCGAAGATAATGCCCAAGACGTACCACGAGGCAATGTATTATTTGGACGGACGGCGAAAGTTCCGCTACGCGATGGGTATAGATACGGCAACGGCATCGAGTCCGCCACCGGCTACCGGAACAACGGATACTACGAAAAGTAAATTGTAA